tgcacacacatgtgggtcacacacacacgcgcgcgaaGATTAACACTGGGTAAGGGCAGgaacagagtcttactatgtaggctTGGATGGCCtggtacttgctatgtagatcaagctggcatcaagttcatagagatctgcctccagagtgaaaaataaatcttttttttttaaatcctttccATTATATTCAGATAAAATTTTATGGTACAAACTAGGTGTATGCAGGAATGAACCCCTCTCACAGTGTCTCCCCAAAATGGGTATGTGTAACCTCCCTAAAACATTCCTCATTCTTTCTTTGATGGAGAATACCCCCTTAGAAATTATTCCTATGTTCTCCTCATATCTCACAGAAGATAAGTCTGTCTCCCTTCTTTCATGTCTGGCTATGTTTATTTGGACCTTGCACTGACGAAGACGCTGCATTCCGTTACATCTTCCCTGTACATTGTAAACTCCACATTGTGGGGGTTGAGAAAAAGCCCGAGTCTTCAGACTGGAGGTGCTCAAACGGCAGGGCAGAGCATAAGCAAGAAAGATGGTGGTTTTCTTGAGTTTGTGTTAAAGGACCCACCAAGGCCATTAACAGTGACAGAAAAATGTCAGTAGAGGGGGCAAAAACGGGGCAAAATCCGAAGCCAATCAACACTGTGGGCTGGTTACACCATGACATCTCAGTTTCACGCCTTGACActtacaccccctcccccaggccaaTCAGACTCAAGGTCCAAGTTCTGCAGCCAATCAGCTGCAGCGAGAAGCCTCTGGGGTGCATCACTGGCTGGTCAGCACCAGAGCTGCAGCCAATCAGCGTCTGCCTCAGCACCAAGCGCAGGAAGGCTTGTGCACGCGCTGGTGGCCTCGAGCCCTGGCCTTGCGTTGAGCCCGGCTTTCTAACGGTCAGTTCTGGCCTATGCTGCCCTCAAAGTGGGTGAGGTTGATGTGGGAAGAGACCGAACTGGTAAGTGCtatggcttttcttcctttttcttctttgatagtGGGCCTAGTCCAGAGAATGCTAGAGCTAGGGTGGGGGTGTCTGTTGAGGATCAGAGTGGTTTTAGGTTGCGTGCATCTCTTCGTCACTTTTGGGACCAAGCAGTGCCGAGCAGGTGAGGCAGCATGTTCTCTGACTTTTGTCCATGGTccctgaggccagcctaggctgaaTTGGGTAAACAGGGCCCTACCAGCTCCGCCTGGCTTTGGTAACTGGAGGGAGAGGCTTGTGGTTTGCTGGTGTGCACGTGAAGGGAAGCTTTGGGGTCTTTGGACCCAGCTCGGATTGGAATCAGCGTTCAGGAGGTTAAAAGCCTACTGGGAAACTGTCAATAGCCATTTTCCCAGGCTACCTATGTTTTCCCGCCAACAGGTTGATGTGTTCAAGAGTTTTCAGTATTGTGTGTTAGGTTGGGCATGTGACCAGGATGTTTGGTCAGTGGTTCTCTGGAGGTTCTGGGGAGGGAGCCTCTAAACCCCACTCAAGCCTGTGGCCCAATAGGAATGAATACATCCCTGATGGGATCTGTGGCGTGAGCTATTAGCACGGAGCAGGTATAGCAGTTGTGCTGGCCCGTTGGCGAGAGCTGCGTGAGCTCCTCTGAGCTGTAGGAAATCATCTTGACTGGTGACCTTTTATTtcggtttttttgagacagggacttgctATACGTTCTTAGTCTGGCCCCAATCTtacgatcttcctgcctcagtttccggAGTGATAGAATTCTAAGCGTGCGTTCCCTCTCCTGGCTCACGGATGATTTTGTTTTACACTTGTGGGGCAGTGTCCTGACACCTGGTTTCACTTGGCTGTGGAGCGGTGTTAAAGTTCTCAGAGTACTTTAGAGTACACCCAGGTTGCAGATATGGAAGGCAGTCCCGTGACTGGGCTTCCATGGTCTGTTTGCTCTTGGGAATCATAAGGAAATGTGCGCACATGTATGTATTCCGTGAAAGATGATGGAAATATTAGCCTGCACAGGCATGAGTTTCAGAGTGATCTATGGGAtctgttatttatttacatgtaaaatGGTATGAGTATCTAAAATGTTCAATGTAAAGGGCTGCTCCTGTGTCTGGAAGGTGAGCTCCTGAGAGGCTAAGAATCATTGGAATAAAGCAGACTCCTGTACTTTGTATGGATTCTGGGAAAGACCACAAATTACCCATTTTTCCCATGCTTGTTGTTGGcctcattttaataatttattattattattattattattattatatattttttttggtttttcgagacagggtttctctgtggctttggagcctgtcctggcactagctctgtagaccaggctggtctcaaactcacagagatccgcctgcctctgcctcccgagtgctgggattaaaggcgtgcgccaccatcgcccggcttattattaatattttttgaaacaggttttctctgtgtagccctggctgtcctggagctcacccagtagaccaggatgccctcaaactcagagatcctcctgcctctgcttcccaagtgttgggattaaaggcatgtgccaccaccacccagcgctGTCTATGTATATACAGTATATGTCGGCTTCATATGCTAACCTGCATATCCTCCACTCAACAGAGGCCCTGAAGTATGCGTCTGTTCACAGTCCACTCTCATGAGTGGACAGTTGCGGTCCTTGTGGGTTTAGCATCATTTTGGTCCAGTAAACTCTGGGCTCTGGATTCCCAGATTATAGTCTAGGGATATATGGGTGAGTTTATGTGTGAGGTTCTCTCAGCATCCAAGTGGGCACTTCCTTGATCTCCTTGGGCTCTTCAGCCTACAGGGAACAAAGCCCAAGAAGGCCAGAGTGAGGCCCTTTGCTTGGGTTTAGGTGAATATGGATATTTGGTCCTCATCTTGAAGCAGTCCCCATAAGGAGGCTGAGGTTGTGGGGCGAGTTTAGCTTTACAGTGAGACTGAAAAGGGATTGTGAAGACTCAAGGTGCCCATCTTTTCTGATGGCTGGTCCCATTCCTTTGTCACCTGATCCACAAAGGTGTGCTACCACAGGGGCTCCCCTGATCGTCGACTATATTCTGTTCTCGTGTTCTGCCCAGTGcaagtattctttttcttcagtttagCCTCATGTGATGATttaagggaagaaggggacaAATTCACCAGGTGTCTGTCTGCTCTGGTACGTGTGGGGTGTGCTTGACTCGGGTGAGCAGCTCAGTCGTTTTCAGATTTGGATAATTGGTCTTAGTGTGCATAAACACTGTGGAGCGTTTGGAAACCTTGATTTGGGGGAAAATGTGCTCCTGGGAAGATTTCTGCTCTAACAGAATTTTTCTAAACCGAATTCTGTTCAGCTTGGCTTGAGGCATGGACTCTGTTTCAAACACATGAAACAAAGGGAGGTGTGGTACCTGTAATCACAACTCTTGGGAGGCTGCGGTGGGGGAATTgacagaccagcctgggctacacagtaagagtCTGTCTCCAAACAAAGGGGAGTGAGGGAGGACAAAAAGAACATTTCCCACAAAACAACCACTCCTGGCATATTGTGATAGTCTAAATTTAATTGTAATATTTAAACAGAATCAATATTTGTATGGCTTTGATGACACGTTACATTGAGCTGGGTTTGCATTACAACACAGTGGTTTACAGAAGCTTTGGTTTGGGATCCAGGCTGAGTGCACTGAGCACCTCACACATGTTCCCTTTACTGTCATTGGCCAGTTCTACTACTAGGAATAAAAATGTCATCCCTGAAGTTTGATTCAGTAATATGGTAttaaagagaacagagaaatcTGGGTGTAataactcattcttttttttttaacacggAAAAGACATTCATCACCACGTTATAAATTATGAGGCAATGGTGGGGTGGGGCATGCCCAGCAGTCACGTTTTGGGCAgctgccctttctctctgtcttcttgggCTTGTATTTGGAGTTCCTCATCTAGGCGTTCCTTTGCACGGACAAACTTTGACTGCAGGTAGGAATCACCCACAGATTTGTCGTTCACTTTAAATGGGTGTTCATAATTCTTCTGGCCCAGCTCAGGGTTCAGCCTGGAGATGTTGAGAATCTGCTGGGCCtcttggaggctgaggccagagaggtTGGATGTGGCTGCAGACTGGTGCCCAGCACAACCCCGAGTATCAGCAGCTGCCTGGCTTGCTGCAAATTCCTGCCTCAGGGCCTGGGCAAAGGCTCTGCCCATCACCTGCACACCCATCACAATGATCTTGGCCAGGTACTTGGCCATGGCGGCCGCTCCACCTCAGGGGCACAGTTGTCACTTCCTAACCCAGTGGGACCAGCTCATTCTTAagaacccagcacttgggaggctaaggcaggaagatttccatgaggtcaacctgggttatagaatgagttccaggtcagcctgggcaatagaccttatctcaaacaacaaaatcaaattaaCAAAACAGTGAGACAATTATGCCTCCCTTCCCCACGTATTTCTCTTCCGATCATATGTTCAAATCTATCCGCATTAGCCTCTGCCTGTCACAGGCTGTGTCCTCCTGACCTGAGGTTTCTTGACTCTGTCTATTCCAGGGTGAAGGTAGCAGATGATTCTCTCTGCATGAGCCTGGGAAGCAGAAAATGgggacatttttgttgttgtttcattcaGTGTCTCATGTtgctcaggctgacttcaaactcctgatcctcctacctcagcctcctgagtactaggattaccaGCAAGAGCCACTTTTCTCAGAGAAGGGAGACATTCCAAGAACAATAAGTCGGGTGATAAATCGGAAGCCAGATGCAGCAGGTAGCTTAGTTTGGGAAAGGATCAAACTTGAAATTGTCCCTCAGagattggtggtggtggcacacacctttaattccagcactcaggaggcagaggcaggtggatctctgtgagttcgaggccagcctggtctacagagtgttccaggacacccagggctacacagaggaaccctgactcaaacaaacaaaaatttcctaGAGAAGTACTTCATTAGGAGAGACAGTCTCCGTGTACAGCATGAGCAGAAGTCTTGAAAAGCCATCTGATCCCGGAGGATTTTTCTGACTTGTATAGGTTTTTATGAAGTAGCAGAAGTTTTATACCATGTGATTTAGTCGAGCGAGATCTGTGTGACTCCTGGCATTACAAGGATCCAGATTGGATAGCCTTATATTGCAATTGCAAGGCTAGGGGCTGCAAGGCCACAGAACAGCAGGGCTTCTTAACTGAGTCCCAGAGAGGTAGAGTGCAATAGGGGTGGGGCTAAGGCAGCCAGACAGTCTGTGATCTAACAGCGTGTCCCTACCCTTGCAAGTCAAAGTGCCCGCAGTAGGATCTGtttctgttgtcattgtttaATGCCCAATGACTTGGATTGCCCTTCCGTGGCTGTAGAAAGAGGCTAGGGAAGGACCTCAAGTGTCACTAGCATAAGGGCTCGGGTTCAAAGGGCCCTGAGAATACTTCTAAGGGCTTTCTAAGGGGATAGCCTTACCATGGGTAGACACCAAGTAGGAGGCAAGATGGGGTTTCCTATTCTTAGGGGGCTTTCGTTTACTCAGTGGGGCATCCCCttgctcttttctccctttcGGTGCCCTGAAAGCCCACTGTCACTGCCCGTCAAATATCTTTGCTTACAGATACTTTGAGCAGCCCCCATTTCTTGGTCATCAGTGGGTAATGCATACTAGTGGGGCAGCTGAGTCACTGGCGGGGGAGGGAAGGGGCTTCCTCCTGTGGGTGAAGAGGCTGTCGCCAGACCCCAGTACATTGTCCTTCTACCACTGTGGCTTTGTACCACTTCTTGTTTTTAGAGACTGTGCGTTTCGTATTGGAGAAGGTTTGTGTGTTTGCACGCCTATCAGAGGGATTGACATTCTGGGTGTCTTTTACATAGGAATATCTAATGTGTTCCCAAGTGTGTGAGGTTAGGAATTAGAAAgctcagaaatggaaaatatttaacattcGGGGAGCAGATGAACACAAGGTTGCCATTTGCATTTTCCCTTTCGCTCTGACTCATCTTCCCCTATCTCCACCCTACTGCCCCTTCACCAGCCTCACCCACCGACACACCCTGGCTGATCTAGGAGGGGCTGACACCTGCCTGCATCCAAGCTAGAATGGGAGGGAGAGCATCCTAGACCTGGAGGGAGAGAGTGGTGGAAGGCTGCTCTGAATACCCTGGGCTGGGGccaaagggagaaaagcaaacCTTACCTTATTGGGTCTAGGAGGGGGCTGGAATCTAGGGAGAAACGTATGGGGACTCAGACTGATTCTTGTCACTAAAGCAGTCTGTCAACATCTGGCTAGTTTCTCTCCCAGATAGTTATCGCATCTGTATGACATACCAGACACAGATATCCGGAAAGAAGTGAATAAGAAGATCAGCTTAAGGTTCAGATTGATagaatgggggaaaaaagaaaagcaagaaaaagataaagtctCCAAGGCTTTATCCCTTCCTCAAATTTAAGAGTGccaaagctaggtgtggtggctgtggtggcaccgcctggctgaggcaggacagagaTTTCAAGGACATCTTGAACtacacaggaagaggaagagagagggagagagagaggggctaaAATTGCGAAGAGGTGGAAATCTCCAGGGACCTTGACCCTTCAAGCAGAAAGTGAAAGAAGCCCCTGGTTTTGATTTCAGAGAAATGTCATTTGTCATCAGCCCAGGAAAGATTTCTCTACTCGAAGACCACCACAGGCTTCCTGGGGTTACCCCCTCAGAGTCTGCTGGGAGGATCTGAGTCACACAGAACTGGTCCTTGCTGGGGTCCAGAGGACAAGGGTCAGCCTACAGAATAAGAAGAGCTTCAAATTCCACTTCTGTCCTTATTCTTCTGAGGTGTCAGAAATGGTCTCCAGCTACTCCATGCGACGGTCACCTCTAAGACACAGAACAGCAGCTGAACGCTGGCCTGCACTCGCAGAGCATTTCCTTATGCATGGCTCTTCATCGCGCCTCCACCTCCGAAGGACACACTGAGATGAGATGCGTGAGGTGACAGAGGCTCAGACAGATGACTTGCCCAAGGTGACTCAACTAGTAAATGGCAGAGATGAGGCTCAGCCTCTAACTATTCCAAAATGCCTGTTACCAGAGGCTCACGTCTTTGACTATAAGGAACCCACAAGTAAGAGTTAGGGTGAGGAACTGTCTGGTTGTTACAAGTAGAAGGTAGTCTCTTGTGGGTCTCCAGCAGAGACAGAAGGTATAAGGCCACACCCCTTTGGGGGACTGTGGCAGACTGATACTTGGGATGACTGAGGATGGGGTGGAGCTAGCTGGAGGTGGGGGGCAGGAGCCCCAAGAGCAGTAGAGAGCATGCGGTGCCAGGAGGCAGCTACAGAGGTGAGTGACTGTCTCTCCCCAGCCGAGCCTTTCCACCATTTCTGTCTACTCCCTGCCAGCTTACATCCCTTACCCCAAGGTGTCCATGTATAACCCCTCCCTCCTACAGGGCTTCTTACTCATGGAGGGCCTGCACACAGGGAGGGCTAGGCCTGCTAGGTGCTAAGACACTTGGGCTATTTCTCAATGTCCACCTCCAACATTCTGGGAGGCCGGTGTGATGGTTTTGTGTGCACTTAAACTCCTGGCTTATTGGGCTCTTTCTGATCTTCATTTTTTTGGCTtatgaaaaacagaaatcaagcCATTCCTTAGCCTCATTTTGAGAGGAAAGAACTTCCCATTCTCCagtttcccttttccctctcacGTCCACAGGCACAAAGCCTTCTCTAAACTTGTGGCTCCCTCAGCTCACTGGATGGGAATCTCTGGTCTTCCTAATCCCTTCTCTGAGGATGTGTTCTAGAAGCTTCAGCCTCGGAGAGGGATACCCTAGGGTCTGCTCTCCTGAGGTGTAACCTGTCTGCTGCCTTCCCAGGCTTTCTGGGCTTACAGTGGGGGAGGACCCACAAGCTTTTTGAGTTCCTCCAGGAACTTACACCTTACTCCATTCAGAATTGCCAGGTTTCATGTGAAGTGAGACTGCTCAGAGGGTTTCCCCTGCACAAGAGCCCAGGGAAGCAAAAGTCTTTAACCTGAGTTGCTAACTAAATCAGTCCTAAATTCACTACTTGATACTTCTGCTAACTGCCTGGCTCTTGCTCCCTAGGCCCCAGAGTGGCTTCTCCTGCTGCCACATTCCCACAGCTTGCCCTTGACTTAGTTTATCTGACTCATACAGGATAGACAGCCCAATCTGAAACCAGAGAGTCACtcactctttctcccttcccctccacagGCCTGAATATGCgatttctccctcccctttcggCCATGGCCCCCACATTGTGACTTTTCTTTTAGAGCCTCTGAAACTGGTAGATTAGCCAGGAGCGATGTCCCAGACCCCCACAAGAATAACTAGCCCCTATGGCTCTGATAGGTTGGTGCAGTTAGCCGCGAGGCTTCGGCCAGCACTGTGTGACACCCTGATCATTGTAGGGGGCCTGGAGTTCCCTGCTCACAGTCTGGTGCTGGCAGGAGCAAGCCCAAGGCTGGGTTGCAGGGGCCGGTGGGCTCTGGTTGAAGGCATCAGCCCATCTACCTTTGCTCAGCTTCTGACCTTTGTGTATGGAGAGAGTGTAGAGCTACAGCCTGGGGAGCTGGGGAACCTGGAAGAGGCAGCCAGAGCCTTGGGGGTGCAGGCCCTGGAAGAGGCATGCAAGCAAGCTCAAAAACATAAGAATGAAGACAAGCTGGATCCAGGACGGAAAAGGCACCATAATTCAGAAGAACTCATGAGGAGTTCTGAGAGAGGACTGGGAGGCCCTGAAGAGAAACAGACACCAGAGAAGGATTTTGGAAGTCATGAGGGAGGACAGGAGACCGTACACAAGCACAAAGCCCCAGGAGAGAGCCTGGCGATGGCAGCGGTAACTAGGAAGAGGAGATCAGAGGAGGCCCTCAGTCCTGCCTCGGTGGGCTCCTGGGgagcagaaaggaagcaaggagagGCCATGCAAGGTTTAGAGAGCCCTGAGGGCTCTGAGGAGTGTCTTCGTGGGTGCTCTGGTCCCCTTTCCTCACCAGGTTCCCTCCTAACCAGCCTCATTCCCAGGCCCTGTTGGGCTGAGGCCCCTTGGTTGGGGGAGGGCCAACCTGCCCTGTGGAGCATCTTCCTGTGGCCGCCCAGATATGGCGTTCCCTTCTCCCTTAGCACCCCCATCACTGCAGCCTGGCAGGTCTGGCCTCAAGACCAGAGGTGAGTGAAGGAGGGCTTAGTGGAAGATCTAGGCTGGGAGGGAGTAGCTCAGGAGAGGCAGCAGTAATGCGTGGGAAGGCACCACATCTCTGCATTTCCTGAGTTAAGGAGACAACAAAGTATTATGGTCCTGAGAGAGGCCGGAGCTGGTTAGGTTCTCAGGCTTTGCCAAGGCTATCATTCTTCTCCATCCAGGATCCCACTGACCTTGAACCATTCCAAAAGTCTTTGGAGTCAGAATCGGCAGCCCTCCTCCAGCCCCACTCCAGGTAAGCCCCTTCCTGTTCCATCCAGGGCTTCCGGAGAGCCGCTGGGCTCCTGGAGTCCAGCCTTAGCAGCGTCTCTACTACACTCTACTTGCAGGATCCTTTCCCCAGGGCCCTGAACAACTCAGCCCTTGGGAGATAGAAGAGTCTGGGCAAGGGTACACAGGTAAGCAGGGTACTAGAactgctgcctctgcccctcccaagCGCTCAGCTTGCCTGGATGGATGGATTCAGCCTCAGGGATCCTGGTCATGCCACTTTGACTTCTCTGTCCACACAGGCCCACTGGCAACCTGTGTGGGTCAAGAACGCACATCGCGCTGCCCGTCTCACCAGCACCCTCCTTTACCCCTTCCTGCTCGCTCTCGGCCCTATTCTTGCTCTGTCTGTGGAAAAAGGTTTTCACTCAAGCATCAGATGGAGACGCATTACCGAGTCCACACAGGTATGGACTGTgtgcatttgtcttttttttttttttttgctcccatCGCTGGTCTGCCAGCTCCTCCCTTGCCCCATTGCTTGACGTTCCCCTAGCTTGGCAAACCTTcgcccatttcttccttctctggcttTCTCCACCTGTAGGAGAGAAGCCCTTCTCCTGTAGCCTCTGTCCTCAGCGCTCCCGGGATTTCTCTGCCATGACCAAGCACCTGAGGACACATGGGGCTGCTCCCTATCGCTGCCCTCTGTGCAGGGTTGGCTGCCCCAGCCTGGCTTCCATGCAGGCGCACATGCGTGGCCACTCGCCCAGCCAGCTGCCGCCTGGATGGACCATACGCTCCACCTTCCTCTACTCTTCCTCGAGGCCGAGTCGGACCTCGATCTCTCCCGGGAGTCCTACCTCCTCCTCTGGCACCTGACCGGGTATTGGTAGCTTCTCTGGCTTGATAAGTGTCCAACCAAAGAATGAAAGGCGAGCCCTGTCTCTATTGCCACCTGGCTAATTTGTTCCGCAGAAGCGCTGCGGGACAGAAACCACGAACCCTCTCTGGATGCGCGTGGGTTGCAGAAGTCTCGGCCGACTGGAGAGTCCGAGTTAAAGGCATATTTTAGTTGGTTGGAGTGAAGACTAACTGGGGACTATCAATTTCATCACTATAATAAAGAGTTTTCTGTGCTCTCCAGTCAGGATGAGTCCAGAATTTTCCGTCTGCGCCGGGGTGTGTGGGTGGTGGTGTGTCCAACCCTTGTCCCTTGTCCTGTAGCGGCCCCTGCTGGGCATTCACACACTAAACAGAGAGTCAGGCCTTTCATTTCCGGAGACTCCGTATAATTCCCGAGGGCAGCACGCCGGGACGAGGAGGGTGGCTGTGAGGGCTCCAAGGCTCTGGTCCCTTCCACAGCAATGCACGGCGCGCGTACTCCAGACTGGAGAGGAGCGCAGGCTCAGGTCGTGGTTTTAGGTACCCGTCTGCTCTCCCTGAGAGCAAGGGACGGAGAACCAGCCTCTCGAGCATCTCCCCTCCGCGCTGTGCAATGCGGCTACGGGATTGCGCTTAGAAGTGAACGCCACCGCCCTTCCCTCAGCCCACGCCTAGCGCATTAGCGAACTTCGTTTGCCGGTGTCGGTCGGGTTCCCAGGGTCCGACGCCCGCGGTACCCTGGGAATGGTAGTCCGTGCAGGCCGCTAGTTCCGACTAGAACAATGGGAGGAGTCTGAACCGGGGACCACACCTCCTCGAGACCAGGAACTGGCTCTCCGGCTCTCCATCGCTGACCCCGTAGTCCCAGTTCTCGCGCTCTAGCTGTCGGCGGAAGAAGCAAGGCCGtctggactacatttcccagatgTCTTTGCGCCTCCCGCTCTCAGGCCGCGACGCGGGGTTCGCTTTCCAGGTGTGGCCTGAGCGTGACGGCCGACCAACCCGGACTCCTGCTCCCGTGGTGCCCCGCGCGTGGCCAGCCCAGCACTCCCCCNNNNNNNNNNNNNNNNNNNNNNNNNNNNNNNNNNNNNNNNNNNNNNNNNNNNNNNNNNNNNNNNNNNNNNNNNNNNNNNNNNNNNNNNNNNNNNNNNNNNNNNNNNNNNNNNNNNNNNNNNNNNNNNNNNNNNNNNNNNNNNNNNNNNNNNNNNNNNNNNNNNNNNNNNNNNNNNNNNNNNNNNNNNNNNNNNNNNNNNNNNNNNNNNNNNNNNNNNNNNNNNNNNNNNNNNNNNNNNNNNNNNNNNNNNNNNNNNNNNNNNNNNNNNNNNNNNNNNNNNNNNNNNNNNNNNNNNNNNNNNNNNNNNNNNNNNNNNNNNNNNNNNNNNNNNNNNNNNNGCCGAGCCCGGGGAGGACACGGCCCTGCTCCGTTTGCTGGGGCTCCGCCGGGGCCTGCGCCGGCTCCGCCGTCTGTGGGCTGGTCCGCGCGTTCAGCGGGGCCGGGGTCGCGGCCGGGGCCGGGGCCCAAACCGTGGCTGCATGCCGGAGGAGGAGAGCAGTGACGGGGAATCCGAGGAGGAGGTGAGGCGGTCGGAGGCGTCTCTTGCGCCGGGTGGGGCGGAGGCCAGGGACTTGCAGGGCTCCGGATAGCTTCGAAGGTTGTTGTGGACAAGTGGGGTTCTCGGGGCGCTTGGAAATAAGCATGGAAGGAGGCAGGCTGCGTGGAGCTTTCGGGCGGTTAGGGCCTTTGAAAGTGGTCAGGGAAAACCTGATTGCAGCGAGACGCCTGGGCTCCAGGCAAGCCCTGCTGGTGTCCTGAGCTGATCTTTCGCGGTAGCAATGGCAGAGCAGAAGAGGAGTGAGTGAAGGGGCCACAGGGATTGCATGCTCGACCAGTGGTGGTTGACAGCAGCAGCGTGGCCTTAATGGACCAGGACTAGAGCCTCATGGGCTCTCACCTGCAGGCTGCCTTCTTGGGCCTCACAAGCCGCGACACATCCCTGGTTTCCCAGTGTCCCTGTTGCTCTTTGGTTATAAGATAGAGTGGTGGAGGATTCTTTGGGTACAGGTTGAAGAGTGCTAGAATGAGAGCTGAGTCTTGAGTCTGGGGTGAGTGCAGCTGGTGATTTGGCCCTCTGAGCCTTTTGGAGAAGGAggagtgtgtggatgtgtggattaTATTGCTTAGGAGAGCTAGTAGTCCTCTGAGGGCTCCAAGTGGCTTCTAATGTGATAAACCACctgctccaccccccccccccagcattccCATTTAGGAATGCCCTGCATGGGTGTAGATGAAGGACTTGCTTCGTATTAAGTTGGAATTAGCCCTCAGTGTAATGCCTACTGCTTCTTTTGAGGAGAGAGACCCTCTAGTGTTCTGGGCCAGTGCCCCACCGAAGGCTGTGCTGGTATGGTTCAAAACTGCGTTGTGCCTTCATTTCCTCTGACCTGGCCTCAATCTGTTAAGTTTTTTTGGTAAATAAGCGGGAGTACATTGAGGTGGATGCTAAGTATTATATCCTCAGCACCTGAAATCCAGGTGGAACCAGGGCTTTGGCACTGACTGCTGTTTCTCCCCTTACCCCTGGTCCCCTAAATCAGGAATTTCAGGGTTTTCATTCAGATGAAGATGTGGCCCCCAGTTCCCTGCGCTCTGCGCTCCGGTCCCAGCGAGGTGAGTGATGGGGAAGCTCTACCTCTCTAGTCTGACGGGGATGGTCTTGCCCTTTGTGTCAGCTCTC
The genomic region above belongs to Microtus ochrogaster isolate Prairie Vole_2 linkage group LG4, MicOch1.0, whole genome shotgun sequence and contains:
- the Pam16 gene encoding mitochondrial import inner membrane translocase subunit TIM16 translates to MAKYLAKIIVMGVQVMGRAFAQALRQEFAASQAAADTRGCAGHQSAATSNLSGLSLQEAQQILNISRLNPELGQKNYEHPFKVNDKSVGDSYLQSKFVRAKERLDEELQIQAQEDREKGQLPKT
- the Zbtb32 gene encoding zinc finger and BTB domain-containing protein 32 isoform X2; this translates as MSQTPTRITSPYGSDRLVQLAARLRPALCDTLIIVGGLEFPAHSLVLAGASPRLGCRGRWALVEGISPSTFAQLLTFVYGESVELQPGELGNLEEAARALGVQALEEACKQAQKHKNEDKLDPGRKRHHNSEELMRSSERGLGGPEEKQTPEKDFGSHEGGQETVHKHKAPGESLAMAAVTRKRRSEEAMQGLESPEGSEECLRGCSGPLSSPGSLLTSLIPRPCWAEAPWLGEGQPALWSIFLWPPRYGVPFSLSTPITAAWQVWPQDQRIPLTLNHSKSLWSQNRQPSSSPTPGSFPQGPEQLSPWEIEESGQGYTGPLATCVGQERTSRCPSHQHPPLPLPARSRPYSCSVCGKRFSLKHQMETHYRVHTGEKPFSCSLCPQRSRDFSAMTKHLRTHGAAPYRCPLCRVGCPSLASMQAHMRGHSPSQLPPGWTIRSTFLYSSSRPSRTSISPGSPTSSSGT
- the Zbtb32 gene encoding zinc finger and BTB domain-containing protein 32 isoform X1 yields the protein MSQTPTRITSPYGSDRLVQLAARLRPALCDTLIIVGGLEFPAHSLVLAGASPRLGCRGRWALVEGISPSTFAQLLTFVYGESVELQPGELGNLEEAARALGVQALEEACKQAQKHKNEDKLDPGRKRHHNSEELMRSSERGLGGPEEKQTPEKDFGSHEGGQETVHKHKAPGESLAMAAVTRKRRSEEALSPASVGSWGAERKQGEAMQGLESPEGSEECLRGCSGPLSSPGSLLTSLIPRPCWAEAPWLGEGQPALWSIFLWPPRYGVPFSLSTPITAAWQVWPQDQRIPLTLNHSKSLWSQNRQPSSSPTPGSFPQGPEQLSPWEIEESGQGYTGPLATCVGQERTSRCPSHQHPPLPLPARSRPYSCSVCGKRFSLKHQMETHYRVHTGEKPFSCSLCPQRSRDFSAMTKHLRTHGAAPYRCPLCRVGCPSLASMQAHMRGHSPSQLPPGWTIRSTFLYSSSRPSRTSISPGSPTSSSGT